A genomic region of Octopus sinensis linkage group LG2, ASM634580v1, whole genome shotgun sequence contains the following coding sequences:
- the LOC115228127 gene encoding medium-chain specific acyl-CoA dehydrogenase, mitochondrial: protein MAANIITKVLRSGRRCGVQCLRPYSNAGFSFSLTEDQKDMQQLARKFAREEIMPIAAHHDKTGEYPWDIVKKVFDLGLINTHIPKEYGGLGLGIADSCITTEELAYGCTGIQTAIEANSLGQVPVILAGNDAQKKKYLARMLEEPLMCAYCVTEPGAGSDVAGIKTKAVKKGNEYVINGQKMWITNGGVANWYFLLARTDPDPKASAGKAFTGFIVDADTPGIIKGRKEWNMGQRASDTRGITFEDVVVPAENVLGAEGIGFKIAMGAFDKTRPAVAAGACGLAQRAFDEATKYSMERKTMGQPICTHQAVAFMLADMAIGIESARMMTYKSAWEIDNGIRNTYNASIAKCLAGDVANKCTTDAVQIFGGNGFNSDYPVEKLMRDAKIYQIYEGTAQIQRLIISREHLNQAKKNM from the exons CACTTACTGAAGATCAGAAAGATATGCAGCAACTTGCTCGCAAGTTTGCCCGGGAAGAAATCATGCCAATTGCAGCACATCATGACAAAACTGGAGAA tATCCTTGGGATATTGTAAAGAAAGTATTTGATCTTGgccttataaatacacacattcctAAAGAGTATG gtggtTTGGGTTTAGGAATAGCTGATTCTTGTATTACAACAGAAGAATTAGCTTATGGATGTACAGGTATCCAAACTGCAATTGAAGCAAATTCCCTTGGG CAAGTACCAGTAATTTTAGCAGGAAATGATGCCCAAAAGAAGAAATATCTTGCACGAATGCTAGAAGAGCCACTAATGTGT gCTTATTGTGTGACCGAACCAGGTGCTGGCTCTGATGTTGCTGGTATCAAAACGAAAGCTGTGAAGAAGGGCAATGAATATGTGATCAATGGTCAGAAAATGTGGATAACAAACGGAGGAGTTGCTAATTGGTATTTCTTGTTGGCACGAACAGATCCAGACCCCAAAGCCTCAGCCGGTAAAGCTTTTACTGGCTTCATTGTAGATGCAGATACACCTGGAATAATAAAAGGCAGAAAG GAATGGAATATGGGACAAAGAGCATCAGACACCAGAGGTATCACATTTGAAGATGTTGTTGTTCCTGCTGAG aatgttcTTGGTGCAGAAGGTATTGGTTTCAAGATTGCAATGGGCGCTTTCGACAAGACACGACCTGCA GTGGCAGCAGGAGCTTGTGGATTAGCACAAAGAGCCTTTGATGAAGCTACAAAATATTCAATGGAGAGAAAAACCATGGGGCAACCCATTTGTACA CACCAAGCTGTTGCCTTTATGTTGGCCGATATGGCAATTGGAATTGAATCAGCACGAATGATGACGTATAAATCTGCTTGGGAAATCGACAACGGTATCCGAAATACTTACAATGCTTCAATTGCCAAATGTTTGGCAGGAGATGTTGCAAATAAATGTACAACTGATGCTGTACAG atATTTGGTGGAAATGGTTTCAACAGCGATTATCCAGTTGAAAAACTAATGAGAGATGCTAAGATTTACCAG ATTTATGAGGGTACGGCTCAAATTCAAAGACTAATTATATCAAGAGAACATTTAAATCAAGCCAAGAAGAACATGTAA